The following proteins are encoded in a genomic region of Vicugna pacos chromosome 16, VicPac4, whole genome shotgun sequence:
- the CD300A gene encoding CMRF35-like molecule 8 isoform X2: MAWRDWLLCLPPAMLLLWVPGCWSLRGPRRVTGVVGGSLSVQCRYKKEFIDHIKYWCKSPYFLPWSIVKTTKSEREVRKDRVSIRDHPANLTFTVTLESLRMDDAGTYCCGIDKSFSRDLTSEVEVSVFPASTPAPMSTPPTTTKTSTTTTRMSALSSTAPATVSATYIASSQEESQPVLDQRLQVLLPSLAVLLLLLGGISLLAWRMVQRQSKGPHRTVKALCSLALPTPLAIRSLWKAAVPSFSSLGKSHDLSLPF, from the exons GCTGCTGGTCCCTGAGAGGCCCCCGCAGAGTGACGGGCGTCGTCGGGGGATCGCTGAGCGTGCAGTGTCGATATAAGAAGGAATTCATAGATCATATCAAATACTGGTGCAAATCCCCATATTTTTTACCGTGGAGCATAGTGAAGACCACAAAGTCAGAGAGAGAAGTAAGGAAGGACCGCGTGTCCATCAGGGACCATCCTGCAAACCTCACCTTCACAGTGACCTTGGAGAGCCTTAGAATGGACGATGCGGGAACATACTGTTGTGGGATCGATAAATCATTTTCACGTGACCTCACCTCTGAGGTTGAGGTGTCTGTGTTCCCAG CATCAACACCAGCACCAATGTCAACCCCACCTACCACAACCAAGACCTCAACAACCACAACCAGGATGTCAGCTCTGTCATCCACCGCCCCGGCCACAGTGAGTGCCACTTACATTGCCAGCAGCCAGGAGGAATCCCAGCCCGTCCTGGACCAGAG GCTCCAAGTGCTGCTGCCCTCGTTAGCAGTTCTGCTGCTCCTGTTGGGGGGCATCTCATTGCTGGCCTGGAGAATGGTTCAGAGACAGAGCAAAG GCCCCCATAGGACAGTCAAGGCCCTCTGCAGTCTGGCTCTGCCTACCCCTCTGGCCATCCGTTCGCTCTGGAAGGCAGCCGTTCCCAGCTTTTCATCACTTGGCAAGAGCCACGACCTCAGTCTCCCCTTCTGA